In a genomic window of bacterium:
- a CDS encoding aminotransferase class I/II-fold pyridoxal phosphate-dependent enzyme: MKISKIIKAIPPSGIRKFFDLASHMEDIISLGVGEPDFPTPWHIREAGIYALENGNTTYTSNWGILELREAISEHLYKLYKILYDPEGEILITTGSSEALDLAIRAIIEPGDEVIIHQPSYVSYLPCVILAGGVPKILPTYPQEEFKINPQRLKEMITNRTKAIILNYPNNPTGAIMDRDTLLEIAEIVDKYDLIVISDEIYDRLVYDGKFTSFASLPNMKERTILINGFSKAYAMTGWRLGYAAGNREIVEAMMKIHQYTMLCAPTVAQFAALEALKLEEEVEKMRDSYNQRRRFFYHGLKEIGFDVVEPKGAFYIFPSVKKFGLSCEEFAERLLREKRVVVIPGSVFGECGEGFIRCTYASSLSDLKEALRRMGEFVSSLTPSPVLKEHGSNT; this comes from the coding sequence ATGAAGATATCCAAAATCATAAAAGCGATTCCTCCCTCCGGCATAAGGAAATTCTTTGACCTCGCCTCCCACATGGAGGATATCATCTCCCTCGGCGTGGGCGAACCTGATTTCCCCACTCCCTGGCATATCCGAGAAGCAGGAATTTATGCTTTGGAAAACGGAAACACAACTTACACCTCCAATTGGGGAATCCTGGAGCTGAGGGAAGCGATAAGCGAACATCTCTACAAGCTTTACAAAATCCTCTATGACCCCGAAGGCGAGATTTTAATCACCACTGGCTCAAGCGAGGCATTGGACCTCGCCATCAGAGCCATTATAGAGCCAGGGGATGAGGTAATTATCCATCAACCTTCCTATGTCTCCTATCTTCCCTGCGTTATCCTCGCAGGTGGTGTTCCGAAAATCCTTCCCACTTATCCCCAGGAGGAATTCAAAATCAATCCCCAAAGATTGAAGGAAATGATAACAAATCGCACAAAAGCCATCATCTTGAACTACCCCAACAACCCTACAGGAGCGATAATGGATAGAGATACCCTCTTGGAAATAGCGGAGATTGTGGATAAATATGACCTCATCGTGATATCCGATGAGATATATGACCGTCTTGTCTATGATGGGAAATTCACCAGCTTCGCCTCCCTTCCGAATATGAAAGAGAGGACGATTCTTATAAATGGCTTTTCAAAAGCTTATGCAATGACCGGCTGGCGTTTGGGATATGCGGCAGGAAACAGGGAGATTGTTGAGGCGATGATGAAAATCCATCAATACACAATGCTCTGCGCCCCCACAGTCGCCCAATTCGCCGCTCTTGAGGCTTTGAAGTTGGAGGAAGAAGTGGAGAAGATGAGGGATTCCTATAATCAAAGAAGGCGCTTCTTCTACCATGGTCTGAAGGAGATAGGTTTTGATGTGGTGGAGCCGAAGGGCGCCTTTTATATATTTCCTTCAGTCAAGAAATTCGGTCTATCCTGTGAGGAGTTCGCCGAACGGCTCCTGCGGGAGAAAAGGGTAGTGGTCATCCCGGGCTCGGTTTTCGGGGAATGTGGGGAAGGCTTCATAAGATGTACTTATGCCTCCTCCCTCTCCGATTTGAAGGAAGCATTGAGAAGGATGGGCGAATTCGTCTCTTCATTAACCCCATCCCCAGTTCTTAAAGAACATGGAAGTAATACTTAG
- a CDS encoding bis-aminopropyl spermidine synthase family protein has product MKELLKKFQESLGINERQLERLLFAFLSTDDFWQAIPLSQLPFNLFVEACRELHKAGIISFEEDKVLLTEEGKSYIKPELFSSLDSRCPCCSGTGISLKPWESLLLEYKETTKGRPEPVLEYDQGYLTPESTISRVAFADSKGDVRGKSIIILGDDDLLSIAFGLSRLPKRIVVLELDDRLVNFIEKANEEKGLGIEVRKHDLRHPLPDDLLSQFDTFFTDPVETLQGLEVFIGRGIASLRDLGCAGYFGLTKTESSLKKWRDFQRVLVEKFGVAITDILSDFSSYENWDYLLDSIVRDLPPLQHKPKVLWYKSSLYRIELVPGYKSFNEEGKGELYVDEESIAWRRRKC; this is encoded by the coding sequence GTGAAGGAATTGTTAAAAAAATTCCAAGAATCCTTGGGTATAAACGAAAGACAATTGGAGAGACTGCTTTTCGCCTTTCTCTCCACAGACGATTTCTGGCAGGCAATACCTTTGAGTCAATTGCCGTTCAACCTTTTCGTCGAAGCCTGCAGGGAGCTGCACAAAGCAGGCATTATCTCCTTTGAGGAGGATAAGGTCCTGCTGACGGAAGAAGGGAAGTCTTATATTAAGCCAGAACTTTTTTCTTCCTTAGATTCTCGCTGCCCTTGCTGTTCTGGCACAGGAATTAGCCTTAAACCTTGGGAAAGTCTCCTTTTAGAGTACAAAGAAACTACCAAAGGACGCCCAGAACCCGTTTTGGAGTATGACCAGGGATATCTGACCCCGGAATCAACCATTTCCCGCGTCGCTTTTGCCGACTCAAAAGGAGATGTAAGAGGCAAAAGCATTATTATACTTGGAGACGATGACCTTTTAAGCATCGCATTTGGTTTAAGCAGATTGCCTAAAAGAATAGTAGTTTTGGAGTTGGATGATAGATTAGTAAATTTTATAGAAAAGGCTAACGAAGAAAAAGGGTTGGGGATTGAGGTTAGGAAACATGACCTTCGCCATCCTCTTCCCGATGACCTCCTTTCCCAGTTTGATACATTCTTCACCGACCCTGTGGAGACCCTACAGGGGTTAGAGGTATTCATTGGAAGGGGCATAGCTTCCCTTCGCGATTTAGGTTGTGCGGGGTATTTCGGACTCACTAAAACGGAGTCATCCCTGAAAAAGTGGCGAGATTTTCAAAGAGTGCTTGTGGAGAAATTCGGCGTTGCGATAACCGACATCCTGTCAGATTTCTCTTCCTATGAGAATTGGGATTATCTATTGGATAGCATTGTAAGGGATTTGCCACCACTTCAGCATAAGCCGAAAGTGCTTTGGTACAAGTCCTCTCTATACAGGATAGAGCTGGTGCCGGGCTATAAAAGCTTTAATGAAGAAGGCAAGGGTGAGCTATACGTTGATGAGGAATCAATCGCTTGGAGGAGGAGAAAATGTTGA
- the speE gene encoding polyamine aminopropyltransferase: MDDEWLEERLNNYSQGYRIKRRLYKEKSPFQLVEVVETCDWGVMLVLDGAVQTTEKDEFIYHEMLTHPALLLHPDPRKILIIGGGDGGTLRQCLKHPIEEAYLVEIDDYVVNTCRKFLPSIGGEAFEDKRAKLLLEDGFSFLEKNEQKFDVIIVDSTDPVGKAEKLFSQEFFQLAYQALVNDGIFVTQSGSLFYQSQLIRDVHQRLSSLFPKLALVFVPVPTYPGVIWTATLASKIYDPLAIESDEWRKRAKARGLKTRYWSPDFQFFPPNFPLLKRILEEGNVFAPQTS, encoded by the coding sequence ATGGACGATGAATGGTTGGAGGAAAGGTTAAACAATTATAGTCAAGGGTATAGAATAAAGAGGCGCTTATATAAAGAGAAGTCTCCCTTCCAACTGGTGGAGGTTGTGGAGACCTGTGACTGGGGTGTAATGCTTGTTCTGGATGGGGCAGTGCAAACAACGGAAAAAGACGAGTTCATCTACCATGAAATGCTCACCCACCCAGCTCTGCTTCTCCATCCCGACCCCCGCAAAATCCTCATAATTGGCGGTGGAGACGGCGGCACCTTACGCCAATGTCTCAAACATCCCATTGAGGAAGCCTACTTAGTAGAGATTGACGATTATGTAGTGAATACTTGCAGAAAATTCCTCCCCTCAATCGGTGGGGAGGCCTTTGAAGATAAAAGAGCAAAGCTCCTTTTAGAGGATGGCTTTTCCTTCCTTGAAAAAAATGAGCAAAAATTTGATGTCATAATAGTGGATTCAACGGACCCAGTGGGAAAAGCTGAGAAGCTGTTCTCTCAAGAATTCTTCCAGCTTGCATATCAGGCGTTGGTGAACGACGGAATCTTCGTAACCCAAAGCGGCTCCTTATTCTATCAATCCCAACTCATAAGGGATGTCCATCAGAGGCTATCCTCCCTATTTCCCAAATTGGCATTGGTTTTCGTTCCCGTCCCCACATATCCCGGGGTCATTTGGACAGCCACTCTTGCCTCAAAGATTTATGACCCATTAGCAATTGAATCTGATGAGTGGAGGAAAAGAGCGAAAGCAAGGGGATTGAAGACGAGATATTGGAGCCCCGATTTTCAATTCTTCCCACCGAATTTCCCCCTTCTTAAAAGGATTTTAGAGGAGGGAAACGTCTTTGCTCCTCAAACCAGCTAA
- the speD gene encoding adenosylmethionine decarboxylase, whose amino-acid sequence MRSVGRHLIVELWQCQGLDDPKMCEETLKEAVRRAGATLISLKVHRFNPHGLTGIAVIAESHISIHTWPELNYAAVDIFTCGDNVDPLRAVEPFIEWLKPKHTQMMEIRRGVISDGR is encoded by the coding sequence ATGAGAAGCGTTGGAAGACATCTTATCGTCGAGCTCTGGCAGTGCCAAGGGCTCGACGACCCCAAGATGTGCGAGGAAACGCTGAAGGAAGCCGTGAGGAGAGCGGGCGCCACTCTCATATCCCTTAAGGTGCATCGCTTCAACCCTCACGGACTCACAGGCATAGCGGTTATCGCGGAGTCCCATATCTCCATTCATACCTGGCCGGAGCTTAACTACGCAGCGGTTGACATATTTACCTGCGGAGATAATGTTGACCCTCTTCGCGCAGTCGAGCCTTTCATTGAATGGCTTAAACCCAAACATACCCAAATGATGGAGATACGCAGAGGTGTCATAAGCGATGGACGATGA
- a CDS encoding LysM peptidoglycan-binding domain-containing protein — translation MRKGLFLAVVVIEVLIGSSLVIFKFKSKAESPNPPAIASQTVKQNPVREVVYEVKEGDSLWSISRKFGVSIEEIAKFNNIKIEKTLQIGEKLRIPQKEGSNTNAITTNGEQKVKSLAGTGVYEIKEGDSLWTIGKKFGVSPEEIARANGISLNKTLKIGEKLIIPKAGMKVAKEKTSVKVSSSPRTSSASREGGIIYQVRAGDSLWTIGKRFGVSPEKIASANGISLNKTLQIGDKLVIPSQGRKQVARSQSSTAKKTLTAKGTKTSSNKGNGAPGVVGTALAYQGTRYSYGGFSSRGFDCSGFVKYVYQKHGLNLPHNAAAQYRYGKPVSKSELQPGDLVFFRTGRSKRINHVGIYIGNGKFIHASSARGRVRIDSLNEGYYKSRYVGARRLK, via the coding sequence TTGCGGAAGGGCTTATTCTTGGCTGTCGTTGTTATTGAAGTCCTTATAGGAAGTTCTCTTGTCATCTTCAAATTCAAGAGCAAAGCGGAAAGCCCCAACCCTCCTGCTATCGCTTCCCAAACAGTCAAGCAGAACCCTGTGAGAGAGGTAGTTTATGAAGTTAAGGAGGGAGATTCCCTCTGGAGCATATCGCGAAAGTTCGGCGTGTCAATTGAGGAAATTGCCAAGTTTAACAACATAAAGATAGAGAAAACGCTTCAAATAGGGGAAAAGCTGCGTATCCCCCAAAAGGAAGGAAGCAATACGAACGCGATAACAACAAATGGCGAACAAAAGGTGAAGAGCTTAGCGGGAACGGGTGTTTATGAAATAAAGGAAGGGGATTCCCTTTGGACTATTGGCAAAAAATTCGGTGTCTCGCCGGAGGAGATAGCAAGGGCTAACGGGATAAGCCTAAATAAAACATTAAAAATCGGTGAGAAATTGATTATCCCCAAAGCTGGAATGAAGGTAGCTAAAGAGAAAACATCTGTTAAGGTCTCTTCAAGCCCTCGCACCTCATCCGCTTCTCGTGAGGGAGGGATTATTTATCAAGTAAGGGCAGGCGATTCCCTCTGGACCATAGGGAAAAGATTTGGCGTTTCGCCTGAAAAGATAGCGAGCGCAAATGGGATAAGCTTGAACAAAACCCTCCAAATTGGAGACAAGCTCGTCATCCCTTCACAGGGGAGAAAGCAGGTCGCTCGTTCTCAATCGTCAACCGCGAAGAAAACTCTCACAGCAAAGGGAACGAAGACATCTTCAAATAAGGGAAATGGGGCGCCGGGAGTGGTTGGGACGGCGCTTGCCTATCAAGGGACAAGGTACTCCTATGGAGGTTTTTCATCTCGTGGTTTTGACTGCTCTGGATTCGTGAAATATGTTTATCAGAAGCATGGCTTGAATCTGCCACATAATGCTGCCGCTCAATATAGATACGGCAAACCCGTAAGCAAGAGCGAGCTTCAGCCTGGCGACCTCGTTTTCTTCCGCACGGGAAGAAGCAAGAGAATAAACCATGTTGGGATATATATTGGGAATGGTAAATTCATTCACGCCTCCTCGGCGAGAGGCAGGGTAAGAATTGATAGCCTTAACGAGGGTTATTACAAATCCCGCTATGTAGGGGCGAGAAGACTTAAGTAG
- the speB gene encoding agmatinase: MLLKPAKKPFLSSKEWEKGKEINQDSTLICGIPYEKTESFRAGASLAPDAIRDFSHSLESFSIILEKDLEEIQLLDMGNLEVTDLEPSDMTNEVENFVESHNCKFLLLLGGEHTITLGAIKGLIKRFPDLHFVSLDSHPDFRQSYEGRELCHATVMKRIADIIGLERMVFLGLRTATPQEWKELKKALLLSPSPAPLPSYLKGKPIYLSIDIDVLDPSCAPGTGNPEPGGWSFKELLDFVLSLRGYNIVGMDIVEVSPPLDPSGITAVSSAKIAREAILLFS, translated from the coding sequence TTGCTCCTCAAACCAGCTAAAAAACCTTTCCTATCCTCTAAAGAATGGGAGAAGGGCAAGGAGATAAATCAAGATTCCACTCTAATTTGCGGTATACCTTATGAGAAAACGGAGAGCTTCCGTGCTGGAGCTTCTTTAGCTCCAGACGCTATAAGGGATTTTTCCCATAGCTTGGAATCCTTCAGCATAATACTGGAGAAGGATTTGGAGGAAATACAGTTATTAGATATGGGGAATTTGGAGGTTACCGATTTAGAGCCATCGGATATGACAAATGAAGTTGAGAATTTTGTTGAATCTCATAACTGCAAGTTTCTCCTATTGTTAGGCGGGGAGCACACGATAACATTGGGAGCAATAAAAGGGTTGATAAAGCGTTTCCCCGACCTTCATTTCGTTTCCCTTGATTCCCACCCCGATTTTCGCCAATCATACGAAGGAAGAGAGTTATGCCACGCAACGGTTATGAAACGCATTGCCGATATAATCGGATTAGAGCGGATGGTCTTTCTCGGCTTGAGGACAGCCACTCCTCAGGAATGGAAAGAATTAAAGAAGGCGCTTCTTCTTTCTCCCTCACCCGCTCCCTTGCCATCTTACCTCAAAGGGAAACCTATATATTTATCAATTGATATAGATGTTCTTGACCCGAGCTGTGCTCCGGGGACAGGAAATCCTGAGCCTGGAGGCTGGAGCTTCAAAGAGCTTTTGGATTTCGTCCTCTCCTTAAGGGGATATAATATCGTTGGGATGGATATCGTTGAGGTATCCCCGCCTTTAGACCCCAGCGGTATAACCGCCGTCAGTTCTGCGAAAATAGCACGGGAAGCAATCCTCCTTTTCAGCTAA
- a CDS encoding arginine decarboxylase, pyruvoyl-dependent has translation MLTSLPNLAVLAAGTGEGGTPLNALDNALLNAGIANWNLVRVSSILPPKAEISYEVPSIREGSLVPIVLAEIFSEKEGEVISAAVAIGVGEEFGVIMEHSERGGKEKVEEKVKKKVEEAFKMRNMSLKEIHIISSEHKVEKIGCAIAAAILWWR, from the coding sequence ATGTTGACTTCCTTGCCGAATCTTGCTGTTCTTGCCGCTGGAACGGGAGAGGGTGGCACTCCCCTAAATGCGCTTGACAACGCTCTTCTCAATGCCGGCATAGCGAACTGGAATCTCGTCCGCGTTTCAAGCATATTGCCACCTAAAGCTGAGATTAGCTATGAAGTGCCATCAATAAGGGAAGGCTCGCTTGTCCCCATCGTTTTAGCAGAGATTTTCAGCGAAAAAGAAGGAGAGGTCATCTCCGCTGCAGTTGCCATCGGGGTAGGGGAGGAGTTTGGAGTTATTATGGAACACTCGGAGAGAGGTGGAAAGGAAAAGGTTGAGGAGAAAGTTAAGAAAAAGGTAGAAGAGGCCTTTAAAATGAGAAATATGAGTTTAAAGGAGATACACATCATCTCCTCTGAACATAAAGTTGAAAAAATTGGCTGCGCCATCGCAGCCGCCATTCTTTGGTGGAGGTGA
- a CDS encoding M42 family metallopeptidase — MESKELLKRLCDADGPSGFEDPVRSLMRELMQGYVDKLETDNLGTIVGIKRGKSDEPRVMLAAHMDEIGFLVRYITKEGYIKFTPLGGWMDQVLLGQRVLIKTRNGDVLGVIGCKPPHLATPEERKKLVERKEMFIDVGAKNQEEVESLGIRVGDPIVPYGPFEELAGGKAYLGKGMDDRVGCALLVKILEEIGEDHPNTLFAAATVQEEVGLRGAQTSAYLVKPDVAIVLEVAIAGDIPGVSPEDAQAKLGGGPVICLLDTSLIPNLRLRDIFMDTAKEMGMSYQVEIMEGGATDAGRIHLHAQGVPSIVIGVATRHIHSPISIMSAEDFENTKNLLLAVLKKLDSQTVASLRPSA, encoded by the coding sequence ATGGAGAGCAAGGAGCTTCTGAAAAGGTTATGCGATGCAGATGGACCCTCTGGTTTTGAGGACCCAGTTCGCTCCCTAATGCGGGAGCTGATGCAAGGTTATGTTGATAAGCTGGAGACGGATAATTTAGGCACCATCGTGGGGATTAAACGAGGGAAAAGCGATGAACCAAGAGTTATGCTGGCTGCACATATGGACGAAATCGGCTTCCTCGTTCGCTACATTACAAAGGAAGGATATATAAAATTCACACCACTTGGCGGTTGGATGGACCAAGTTCTCCTTGGGCAAAGGGTTTTGATAAAGACGAGAAACGGAGATGTTCTCGGCGTGATAGGGTGCAAACCTCCCCATTTAGCGACTCCAGAGGAGAGAAAGAAACTGGTTGAGAGGAAAGAGATGTTCATAGATGTGGGGGCGAAAAATCAGGAGGAGGTTGAAAGTTTAGGGATTAGAGTAGGGGACCCCATAGTTCCCTACGGTCCCTTTGAGGAATTGGCAGGAGGGAAAGCATATCTTGGGAAGGGAATGGATGATAGGGTGGGCTGTGCTCTTTTGGTGAAAATTTTGGAGGAAATAGGAGAGGACCATCCGAACACTCTCTTCGCAGCCGCAACTGTTCAGGAAGAAGTAGGTCTAAGGGGCGCGCAGACCTCTGCCTATCTCGTCAAACCAGATGTCGCCATCGTTTTAGAGGTTGCCATAGCGGGGGATATCCCAGGGGTGAGCCCCGAAGACGCTCAGGCTAAGCTCGGTGGCGGTCCGGTGATATGCCTCTTGGATACATCTCTCATCCCTAATCTGCGCCTACGAGACATATTTATGGATACCGCCAAAGAAATGGGTATGAGCTACCAAGTGGAGATAATGGAAGGAGGAGCAACGGACGCTGGGAGAATCCATCTTCATGCCCAGGGAGTTCCGAGCATAGTTATAGGCGTAGCCACAAGACATATCCACTCTCCCATAAGCATTATGAGTGCTGAGGATTTTGAAAACACGAAAAATCTCCTTCTCGCCGTTTTGAAAAAGCTGGACTCTCAAACGGTTGCCTCTCTTCGCCCTTCGGCTTGA
- a CDS encoding Lrp/AsnC family transcriptional regulator, whose protein sequence is MEEILKLLEQDARLSPEEIAALTGKDAEEVKRIIKECEEKKIIRRYKAIIDWEKAGKERVFAFIDIKVIPSRGVGFDEIAKRIYRFPEVHSVYLVSGRSDLKIVVEGKDLKEVALFVANKLATIEGVTSTETHFLLKKYKDDREIFVEEKPNKRLAVSP, encoded by the coding sequence TTGGAGGAAATCCTCAAGCTTCTGGAGCAGGATGCTCGTCTTTCCCCTGAAGAAATCGCTGCCCTCACGGGAAAGGATGCTGAAGAAGTAAAAAGGATAATCAAAGAGTGCGAGGAGAAAAAGATTATCCGCCGCTATAAGGCGATTATAGATTGGGAAAAAGCGGGAAAGGAGAGAGTCTTCGCCTTCATTGATATAAAGGTCATTCCCAGCAGGGGTGTGGGATTTGATGAAATAGCGAAAAGGATATATCGCTTTCCCGAAGTCCACTCCGTCTACCTCGTCTCTGGTAGAAGCGATTTGAAGATAGTGGTTGAGGGGAAAGATTTAAAGGAAGTGGCTCTCTTCGTCGCGAACAAGCTCGCAACCATTGAGGGCGTCACCTCAACTGAGACCCATTTTCTCCTCAAAAAATATAAAGACGACAGGGAGATATTCGTTGAGGAGAAACCAAATAAGAGATTAGCTGTCTCGCCATGA
- the mrdA gene encoding penicillin-binding protein 2, which yields MRRPTSLPWEINRGRIKALFYFACALFLLLASYLWYLQIFKGEELRKLSESITIKLATIPPPRGLILDRNGKIIATNVRKYRILLIGKDVDAKSLKKLSEILNVPYAILRERIVKRAMYDVVELERDIPFDKLVRLVEQLPYLPNIIIEEVNQRYYPYGSLCAHLVGYVGEISREELNKWKENGYQMGDMVGKMGIERLCEASLKGEKGGQRMEVDVRGQVKRLLERVEPKSGEDIRLTIDIDIQKAAEEALKGKRGAVVAMNPHTGEILALASSPSFDPNLFASPEGKKRERLALFKDKRHPFLNRAIAGVYPPGSIFKLVTATAGLEEGKISPSAVINCSGGLQVGKRFFRCWRRHGGVDFISAIEQSCDTYFYRLGLLVGPEKLSEWARKFGLGAKTGIILPGEASGFIADEEWKKKTYGEIWYPGDTANMAIGQGFTQLTPLQACRMVSVFANGGYLVKPIIMLGEKEEKMPIGISKSTLELIKKGMEEAVMGSAGTAKLARVEGITVAGKTGSAEDPPRKKTHAWFVCFAPVENPRIAVSVLVEEGGKGGSVAAPIAKKVLEAALLHSANNH from the coding sequence ATGAGAAGACCGACCAGCCTTCCCTGGGAAATCAATAGAGGGCGAATAAAAGCCCTCTTCTACTTCGCTTGTGCTCTTTTTCTCCTCCTCGCTTCCTATCTTTGGTATCTTCAAATATTTAAGGGAGAGGAACTGCGAAAGCTCTCCGAGAGCATAACGATAAAATTGGCGACAATCCCACCTCCACGAGGGCTAATTTTGGACCGTAATGGAAAAATAATAGCAACGAATGTGAGAAAATATCGGATTTTACTCATAGGGAAGGATGTAGATGCGAAATCCCTTAAAAAGCTCTCAGAGATACTTAATGTTCCCTATGCTATTTTGAGGGAAAGGATAGTTAAAAGGGCAATGTATGATGTCGTTGAGTTGGAAAGGGATATTCCCTTTGATAAGCTTGTCCGTCTTGTTGAGCAACTGCCTTACCTACCCAACATAATTATAGAAGAGGTAAACCAAAGATATTATCCTTACGGTTCACTTTGTGCTCATCTCGTAGGATATGTAGGTGAGATATCAAGGGAAGAATTGAACAAATGGAAAGAGAATGGATATCAGATGGGCGATATGGTGGGAAAGATGGGTATTGAGAGGCTTTGTGAAGCATCTTTAAAGGGCGAAAAGGGAGGTCAAAGGATGGAAGTGGATGTAAGGGGACAGGTTAAGAGGCTCTTGGAGAGAGTCGAGCCCAAGAGCGGTGAGGACATCCGCCTTACAATTGACATTGATATTCAAAAGGCAGCTGAGGAAGCTTTGAAAGGCAAGAGAGGAGCTGTGGTAGCAATGAATCCCCACACTGGAGAAATCCTTGCTCTTGCCAGCAGTCCTTCTTTTGACCCCAACTTATTTGCATCACCTGAAGGGAAGAAAAGAGAACGCCTCGCTTTATTTAAAGATAAGAGGCATCCTTTTTTAAATAGAGCTATAGCAGGTGTTTACCCGCCCGGTTCCATTTTCAAGCTCGTGACCGCAACTGCTGGATTAGAGGAAGGGAAGATATCTCCCTCAGCCGTGATTAACTGTTCGGGAGGGTTACAAGTAGGTAAGAGATTCTTCCGCTGCTGGCGAAGGCACGGAGGCGTGGATTTTATCTCCGCAATTGAGCAATCCTGCGATACATATTTTTATAGATTGGGCTTGCTTGTCGGACCAGAGAAACTTTCCGAATGGGCGAGAAAATTCGGCTTGGGGGCGAAGACAGGGATAATTCTTCCTGGGGAGGCTAGCGGTTTCATCGCCGATGAGGAATGGAAGAAGAAAACCTACGGAGAGATTTGGTATCCGGGCGACACGGCGAATATGGCCATTGGACAAGGTTTCACACAGCTGACACCTCTCCAAGCTTGCAGAATGGTTTCCGTTTTCGCCAACGGAGGATATCTTGTAAAGCCAATCATTATGTTGGGCGAGAAGGAGGAAAAGATGCCCATCGGGATATCAAAATCCACTTTAGAATTGATAAAGAAGGGGATGGAGGAAGCGGTAATGGGGAGTGCTGGCACGGCAAAGCTCGCAAGGGTTGAGGGAATCACCGTGGCTGGCAAAACGGGAAGCGCCGAAGACCCACCAAGGAAGAAGACACATGCTTGGTTCGTTTGTTTCGCTCCAGTGGAAAATCCTCGTATTGCCGTCAGCGTGTTGGTAGAAGAGGGTGGGAAAGGCGGTAGCGTTGCGGCACCGATAGCTAAAAAGGTTCTTGAGGCAGCGTTATTACACTCGGCTAATAATCATTGA